Proteins co-encoded in one Candidatus Stygibacter australis genomic window:
- the rsgA gene encoding ribosome small subunit-dependent GTPase A has product MKKRDRKKFKRQDISITNTEISDLDDFIDEEVIHERKAEKKLFKKGIKSQKSDLNLETGRVIEIFSNYKCLVEWKNNRLICPISGRLKHLRLNSRNIVAVGDWVKVDISGENRIEEICERKNTLIRYTEDNFQKEILIAANIDNVIIMTSCHNPELNFGIVDRLICAARLESITPVICINKIDLAEDLAEIKAEAEFYLKQGIELIFCSALEGVGKEELRSVLKDKDSVFVGHSGVGKSSLINILQPGLNLKVSTTSEITGKGTHTTTRSKIFKWKFGGNLIDTPGIKTLTLHEESKDEIKYVFPGMAEIGEKCKFQNCTHTHEIDCAVKNAVEEGEYDQERYNSYLRIMDSFTGVNYE; this is encoded by the coding sequence ATGAAGAAAAGAGATAGAAAGAAATTCAAAAGACAGGATATCAGCATCACTAATACAGAAATATCTGATTTGGATGATTTTATTGATGAAGAAGTGATCCATGAGAGGAAAGCAGAAAAGAAGCTTTTTAAGAAGGGAATTAAAAGCCAGAAATCTGATCTTAACCTGGAAACTGGAAGAGTTATTGAAATATTTTCAAATTATAAATGTTTGGTGGAATGGAAAAATAACCGACTTATCTGTCCAATCAGCGGGAGACTGAAACATTTGAGACTAAATTCAAGGAATATTGTTGCAGTAGGGGACTGGGTGAAGGTTGATATTTCCGGAGAAAACAGGATAGAAGAAATTTGTGAACGCAAAAATACTCTGATAAGGTATACAGAAGATAATTTCCAGAAAGAGATCTTAATAGCTGCTAATATTGATAATGTGATCATCATGACCTCATGTCATAATCCTGAGTTAAATTTTGGGATTGTTGACAGGTTGATATGTGCTGCGCGCCTGGAATCAATCACACCAGTAATATGTATAAATAAGATTGATCTGGCAGAGGATCTGGCAGAAATCAAAGCGGAGGCAGAATTTTACCTGAAACAGGGGATTGAACTGATATTTTGCTCAGCCCTGGAAGGTGTTGGGAAGGAAGAATTGAGATCAGTCTTGAAAGATAAAGACAGTGTGTTCGTGGGGCATTCAGGAGTGGGAAAATCTTCATTGATCAATATTTTGCAGCCAGGATTAAATCTGAAAGTATCTACCACCAGCGAAATAACAGGCAAAGGCACTCACACCACTACCCGCAGCAAGATATTCAAATGGAAATTTGGAGGGAATCTGATTGACACACCTGGCATTAAAACATTAACTTTGCATGAGGAATCCAAAGATGAGATAAAATACGTCTTTCCAGGGATGGCAGAGATCGGAGAGAAATGTAAATTTCAGAATTGTACGCATACCCATGAAATTGATTGTGCAGTAAAAAATGCTGTCGAAGAGGGCGAATATGATCAGGAGAGGTATAATTCTTATTTGAGAATAATGGATTCATTTACCGGAGTTAATTATGAATAA
- a CDS encoding DUF116 domain-containing protein encodes MEVNSRKKYLFLILSLSSLFLLMGLTTMLWWFIAPRLEDIYEILRPISLTLLRLFFIVLMIGTGSVMLTSIFEKNFLIAKFAVNLYNIIMYPITLFLGSLTGFSREKIRESYIHVNNSFIKAIKQRFRPNEILILLPHCLQNNECKIRLSNDIFNCRRCGKCDIGDLIYIAEKYKVSIAIANGGTLARRIVLKFKPKFIVAVACDRDLVSGIQDVFPLPVYGILNIRPEGPCFNTRVDLEKLSDTLEKSIYEEKR; translated from the coding sequence ATGGAAGTGAATAGTAGAAAGAAATATCTATTTTTGATATTATCTCTAAGTTCACTTTTTCTATTAATGGGACTCACAACTATGCTCTGGTGGTTCATTGCTCCACGTCTGGAAGATATTTATGAGATACTAAGACCAATATCTCTGACCTTATTGAGACTATTTTTTATAGTTCTGATGATAGGAACAGGCAGCGTGATGCTCACAAGTATTTTTGAGAAGAATTTTTTGATAGCAAAATTTGCTGTAAATCTTTATAACATAATAATGTATCCAATCACGCTATTTTTAGGGAGTTTGACTGGATTCAGCCGTGAGAAAATAAGAGAATCTTATATTCATGTTAATAATAGTTTCATAAAAGCGATCAAGCAGCGATTTCGTCCTAATGAAATACTGATCCTGCTACCTCATTGTCTGCAGAATAATGAATGCAAAATCCGTTTAAGCAATGATATATTTAATTGCAGAAGATGCGGGAAATGTGATATTGGGGATTTGATCTATATTGCTGAAAAATATAAAGTTTCTATTGCAATAGCAAATGGAGGAACTTTAGCCAGGAGAATAGTTCTCAAATTCAAGCCGAAATTTATCGTAGCTGTGGCTTGTGATCGTGACCTTGTAAGCGGTATTCAGGATGTATTTCCTTTGCCGGTTTATGGAATTCTCAATATTCGTCCAGAGGGACCCTGCTTCAATACCAGAGTCGATCTGGAAAAGCTTTCTGATACTCTTGAGAAAAGTATATATGAAGAAAAGAGATAG
- the fmt gene encoding methionyl-tRNA formyltransferase yields MKINKIIFMGTPQFAVPALQQLTEKGYKPLLCVTQPDKPQGRKRRLTAPVIKQRALELSIPVIQPENINDQETLEFIKELNPDLIITAAYGGYIGRTLRKLPKLGAINIHPSLLPLWRGASPVNASLWTGDQETGVTIFRLVAKMDAGPMLYQSIYTIKEEDNYTKLLEKLAIAGAEDLIKLIHQFENGEVKKRIQDESKATICWKLNKEDFHINWAEKARYIYNQVRALAEKPGASTEFRNKQLKIISTRLTGKKSNITPGTIIEVIKSSGILVATGDEDLLIKYLQPAGKKIMYAYDFNLGARIENGERFGETNGSE; encoded by the coding sequence ATGAAGATCAATAAGATAATTTTCATGGGCACCCCTCAGTTTGCTGTTCCTGCATTACAGCAATTAACAGAGAAAGGTTATAAACCATTATTATGCGTTACTCAGCCAGACAAACCACAGGGAAGAAAAAGAAGGTTAACAGCTCCAGTGATCAAACAGAGAGCATTGGAACTGAGTATCCCGGTGATTCAGCCAGAGAATATCAATGATCAGGAAACATTGGAATTTATCAAAGAATTGAATCCTGATCTGATAATTACTGCTGCTTATGGTGGATATATTGGCAGAACTCTTAGAAAACTCCCAAAACTGGGAGCAATTAATATTCATCCATCATTATTACCACTCTGGCGGGGAGCAAGTCCAGTAAATGCCAGTTTATGGACTGGTGATCAGGAAACCGGAGTGACAATATTTAGGCTTGTGGCAAAAATGGATGCTGGTCCTATGTTATATCAGTCCATATATACTATCAAGGAAGAGGATAATTACACAAAATTGCTTGAAAAGTTAGCAATTGCAGGTGCTGAAGACCTGATAAAACTAATTCACCAGTTTGAAAATGGAGAAGTGAAAAAGAGGATTCAGGATGAGAGTAAAGCAACTATTTGCTGGAAACTGAATAAGGAAGATTTTCACATAAACTGGGCTGAAAAGGCAAGATATATCTATAATCAGGTTAGAGCTTTAGCAGAGAAACCAGGGGCATCAACAGAATTCAGAAATAAACAGTTAAAAATAATTTCTACCAGACTAACTGGTAAGAAAAGTAATATTACTCCCGGAACAATAATTGAAGTGATAAAAAGCAGTGGAATATTAGTGGCAACTGGAGATGAGGATTTATTAATTAAATATCTACAGCCGGCCGGAAAAAAAATAATGTACGCTTATGATTTCAATTTGGGTGCCAGAATAGAGAATGGGGAAAGATTTGGAGAAACTAATGGAAGTGAATAG
- the def gene encoding peptide deformylase — protein MQLVDSEVLPIRIIGDKVLRRKADEVAELTDEIRKFIKDLTLTMYEDDGVGLAAPQVGRSLRIFVVDPYWYREGHQKNPLVLINPHFVEFSGEEEEEEGCLSLPEIWGKVTRAERVVIEGLNENFEPVRYEAEGFFARSLQHENDHLDGILFIDKIPPLQRVRFARKIKELKSTTNEEGVNIKQKQHEDQ, from the coding sequence ATGCAGTTAGTTGATTCTGAAGTATTACCAATCAGGATAATTGGTGATAAGGTATTGCGTCGGAAGGCAGATGAAGTAGCAGAATTAACAGATGAAATCAGGAAGTTCATCAAAGATCTGACGCTGACGATGTATGAAGATGATGGAGTGGGTCTTGCAGCACCTCAAGTGGGAAGATCACTGCGTATATTTGTAGTAGATCCTTACTGGTATCGAGAAGGTCATCAAAAAAATCCTCTGGTTCTAATCAATCCACATTTCGTGGAGTTCAGTGGTGAAGAAGAAGAAGAAGAGGGATGCTTGAGTCTGCCGGAGATATGGGGTAAGGTAACCAGAGCTGAGAGAGTAGTGATAGAAGGATTGAATGAGAATTTTGAACCAGTACGATATGAAGCAGAAGGTTTTTTTGCTCGCAGCCTGCAGCATGAAAATGATCATCTGGATGGAATTCTTTTTATTGATAAGATACCTCCCCTGCAGCGAGTAAGATTTGCCAGGAAAATCAAAGAATTAAAAAGCACAACTAATGAAGAGGGAGTAAATATAAAACAAAAACAGCATGAAGATCAATAA
- the yajC gene encoding preprotein translocase subunit YajC — protein MILNLLMATSAATSGTGEAAQGNPFMQFIPFIFMFVILWFLIIRPQRKRQKETEHMLNELKIQDKVITTGGIYGKVVNIKKEKNIVVLKIDDATNTKIEIQKSAIAGVIAGDKEKNAVS, from the coding sequence ATGATTTTAAATTTACTGATGGCAACTTCAGCAGCAACATCCGGAACAGGAGAAGCTGCTCAGGGGAACCCGTTTATGCAGTTCATACCCTTTATTTTCATGTTTGTGATCTTATGGTTTTTAATAATCAGACCACAAAGAAAACGTCAAAAAGAGACGGAGCATATGCTAAATGAGCTGAAGATCCAGGATAAAGTGATCACAACAGGTGGTATATATGGCAAAGTAGTTAATATCAAAAAAGAGAAAAATATTGTAGTTCTCAAAATTGATGATGCTACCAATACAAAAATTGAAATACAAAAAAGTGCCATTGCCGGTGTGATAGCAGGTGATAAGGAAAAAAATGCAGTTAGTTGA
- a CDS encoding phosphatidylglycerophosphatase A: protein MKIKFSVAYSTCLGCGYFPKMPGTMGTLLAFIVYLFLPDSIFKGTESNFIFLGVLLLISIISVPIITRAERYLGHDNGKIVMDEFLGYMLGVAFLPKGIITGLIIFVLFRIFDIFKIEPVNMLQKLPGGAGVMADDLMAGVYSNLIARLIIIFIL, encoded by the coding sequence ATGAAGATAAAGTTTTCTGTAGCATATTCCACTTGTCTGGGTTGCGGTTATTTTCCCAAAATGCCTGGAACAATGGGAACTTTACTTGCATTTATCGTATATCTGTTTTTACCGGATAGTATTTTTAAAGGTACTGAATCTAATTTTATTTTTCTGGGAGTATTATTATTAATATCCATAATATCAGTGCCAATTATCACAAGGGCAGAGCGATATCTGGGACATGACAATGGAAAAATAGTAATGGATGAATTCCTGGGTTATATGCTGGGAGTGGCGTTTTTGCCAAAAGGCATTATAACAGGATTAATAATATTTGTTTTATTCAGGATATTTGATATATTTAAGATTGAACCTGTAAATATGCTTCAGAAGCTGCCAGGGGGTGCTGGAGTGATGGCTGATGATCTAATGGCAGGTGTTTATTCAAATTTAATAGCAAGACTAATAATAATATTTATATTATAA
- a CDS encoding peptidylprolyl isomerase, giving the protein MRKISIFLLILLSLCFMIQGETVERIVAKVGREVILQSELDKRYQQMIASGMSEENFTLESILDEMIESELILIKAKESDIEIDEYTIKKMAEQELESLKLQFENELEFRQQLKAETGLTITELKDYYEDLIREQKLRENVISKEITSQIHVTDAEIEEFYQENLADIPIRKETDRLGMILLKMEPSKETKEELKREIYDIKNKLNKGADFAELAKEYSDCSSAPSGGDLGWIERGLMVKPFEDAAFKLEVGEISDLVETQFGYHLILMQEKKDDQIKISHILKTLEASPEDKTRIRTLADDIHERIINGEDFTTLAREYSQDDSSAANGGIIGEYPPENYPELFSSYLQSLDYGEITDVIEEGDNLYIFGKLAKVEARPYTYEELYDQLKDQVFGKKQLELYNKMIENLKKTIYIEIYL; this is encoded by the coding sequence ATGAGAAAGATCAGCATATTTTTATTGATATTATTATCACTATGTTTTATGATCCAGGGAGAGACAGTAGAAAGAATAGTGGCAAAAGTAGGCAGAGAAGTGATCCTGCAATCAGAACTGGATAAGAGATATCAGCAGATGATAGCTTCGGGGATGTCGGAAGAGAATTTTACTCTTGAATCAATTTTGGATGAGATGATAGAATCTGAATTAATATTGATAAAAGCCAAAGAAAGTGATATAGAAATCGATGAATATACAATTAAAAAAATGGCAGAGCAGGAATTGGAGTCATTGAAGTTACAGTTTGAAAATGAGCTGGAATTTCGACAACAGTTAAAAGCGGAGACAGGATTAACAATTACGGAACTAAAAGATTATTATGAGGATCTGATCAGAGAGCAGAAATTAAGGGAAAATGTGATATCAAAGGAAATTACGAGCCAAATACATGTAACTGATGCCGAGATAGAAGAATTTTATCAAGAGAATCTGGCAGATATTCCCATCAGGAAAGAAACTGATAGATTAGGAATGATATTACTAAAAATGGAGCCAAGTAAAGAAACTAAAGAGGAATTAAAGCGTGAAATATATGATATCAAGAATAAATTGAATAAGGGAGCGGATTTTGCAGAACTCGCCAAGGAATATAGTGATTGTTCCAGCGCACCCAGTGGAGGAGATTTAGGTTGGATAGAACGTGGCTTGATGGTGAAACCATTTGAAGATGCTGCCTTTAAACTTGAGGTAGGTGAAATCAGTGATCTGGTAGAAACCCAGTTTGGTTATCATTTGATCCTGATGCAGGAAAAGAAGGATGATCAAATAAAGATAAGTCATATCCTGAAGACTCTGGAGGCTTCACCAGAAGATAAGACAAGGATACGAACACTAGCAGATGATATTCATGAGAGGATAATAAATGGAGAGGATTTCACTACATTAGCACGAGAGTATTCCCAGGACGATTCTTCAGCAGCTAATGGAGGAATTATTGGAGAATATCCTCCAGAAAATTATCCTGAATTATTCAGTTCATATTTACAGAGCCTTGATTATGGAGAAATCACAGATGTGATAGAGGAAGGAGATAATCTATATATCTTTGGAAAACTGGCAAAAGTGGAAGCCAGACCATATACTTATGAAGAACTCTATGATCAATTAAAAGACCAGGTTTTTGGGAAAAAACAATTGGAACTGTATAATAAGATGATAGAGAATTTGAAGAAGACTATTTATATAGAGATCTATTTGTAA
- a CDS encoding peptidylprolyl isomerase, with protein MKILVLLAVVLLLMGCTREAKEEEEYLAKVNNETLSYEDFRASFDDATWENMNWDAKEEHIQKWVNLTALAQKCDNEKLSEQLVIRGRIESAVKKIKANTVIASQMNAIKITEEELFSYYQLHKREYLKKVKEYKYQRIVISSDSIFQSAVAELKEGKKFKDVAEKYSETREGTGGGYMGFTSKGDVNEIIWNTLDDLEQYRWKSVNIENKFYLLRWYEKQEATIEKNYAELQDSLRERLLQEKKDKKYEELMKEIRMNFDIEINYLGNGDSEL; from the coding sequence ATGAAAATACTGGTATTATTAGCCGTGGTATTGCTTTTGATGGGATGTACCAGGGAAGCGAAAGAAGAAGAAGAATACCTGGCAAAAGTAAATAATGAAACATTAAGTTATGAGGATTTTAGAGCTTCTTTTGATGATGCAACCTGGGAAAATATGAACTGGGATGCTAAAGAGGAACATATCCAAAAATGGGTTAATTTGACCGCATTAGCACAAAAATGTGATAATGAAAAATTATCAGAGCAACTGGTTATCAGAGGTAGGATAGAAAGTGCGGTAAAAAAGATCAAGGCAAATACGGTGATAGCCAGTCAAATGAATGCGATCAAGATAACAGAGGAAGAATTATTTAGTTATTATCAGCTTCATAAGCGAGAATATCTTAAAAAAGTAAAAGAATATAAATATCAGCGGATAGTGATATCATCAGATTCAATATTTCAATCCGCTGTGGCAGAATTAAAAGAAGGAAAGAAGTTCAAAGACGTAGCTGAGAAGTATTCAGAAACCAGAGAAGGCACTGGTGGTGGATATATGGGATTTACTTCCAAAGGAGACGTAAATGAGATTATCTGGAATACATTGGATGATTTGGAGCAATACCGGTGGAAATCAGTGAATATAGAGAATAAATTCTATTTACTGAGGTGGTATGAGAAGCAGGAGGCAACGATTGAAAAGAACTATGCAGAGCTTCAGGATAGTTTACGTGAGCGACTATTGCAAGAGAAAAAAGACAAAAAATATGAGGAGCTAATGAAAGAGATCAGGATGAATTTTGATATAGAAATTAACTATTTAGGTAATGGAGACAGCGAATTATGA
- the dnaA gene encoding chromosomal replication initiator protein DnaA — MQRRENVWSQVLGVLQEHVNEQTYRTWFQETKLLNFDDSKITVHVPTQFIAQYLNKNYSTIITEICNTLFDQKYGVKFINNASYAEMENPELVQVVSKQTSNDDNYPQLNKNYKFKDFVIGANNRFACSAAEAVAESPGTTYNPLFIYGNSGMGKTHLMQAIGHMVMDLHEDKKVFYITTEQFTNNMIEGIRSNKMDKFRNKYRYFDVLLIDDIQFLSKREGTQEEFFHTFNALYENGKQIILTSDRLPRDIPELEQRLISRFEWGLLTDLKQPDFETRVAILKKKAERDNINLNESVLQYIAENISSNVRALEGSLVKIQAWIGYKGIKTEEISIDLIKNILGDMFTNGSSRVTLDLVRKRVCNIYNLRNDVLFMKTRKREVAFPRQIAMYLSNLFIPSLSLKEIANYYRLKDHTTVIHAIKSIKTQMTDNVEVKQQVEQLMDEMRN; from the coding sequence ATGCAAAGAAGAGAAAATGTTTGGAGTCAAGTTTTAGGGGTATTACAGGAACATGTAAATGAGCAAACTTACCGGACGTGGTTTCAAGAAACAAAATTATTAAATTTTGATGACAGTAAAATCACTGTGCATGTTCCGACGCAATTTATAGCACAATATTTGAATAAGAATTATAGTACAATAATAACGGAGATCTGCAATACATTATTTGATCAGAAATATGGAGTGAAATTCATCAATAATGCCAGTTATGCGGAGATGGAAAATCCAGAGCTTGTGCAGGTGGTGTCAAAACAGACGTCTAATGATGATAATTATCCTCAATTAAATAAAAATTATAAATTCAAGGATTTTGTGATAGGAGCGAATAATCGATTTGCCTGTTCAGCAGCAGAGGCTGTAGCAGAATCTCCGGGAACTACATATAATCCATTATTTATCTATGGTAATTCCGGGATGGGGAAAACACATTTAATGCAGGCAATCGGACACATGGTGATGGATCTTCATGAGGATAAGAAGGTTTTTTATATCACAACAGAGCAATTTACAAATAATATGATAGAGGGTATCAGAAGCAATAAAATGGATAAGTTCCGCAACAAGTATCGCTATTTTGATGTACTTCTGATCGATGACATCCAGTTTTTGTCCAAGCGGGAAGGAACTCAGGAAGAATTTTTTCATACTTTTAATGCTTTATATGAGAATGGCAAGCAGATAATTTTAACCAGTGATCGCTTACCACGAGATATACCTGAATTAGAGCAACGACTTATTTCCCGATTTGAATGGGGTTTACTCACGGATCTTAAGCAACCAGATTTTGAGACTCGAGTAGCAATCTTAAAGAAGAAAGCAGAGCGTGATAATATCAACCTAAATGAAAGTGTATTACAATATATAGCTGAGAATATATCTTCCAATGTACGGGCACTGGAAGGATCACTGGTGAAAATACAAGCCTGGATAGGGTATAAGGGGATCAAGACTGAAGAGATCAGCATTGATCTGATCAAAAACATATTAGGAGATATGTTTACAAATGGCAGCTCACGGGTAACATTAGACCTGGTGCGAAAGCGTGTATGCAATATTTACAATCTCAGGAATGATGTATTATTCATGAAAACCCGCAAGCGTGAAGTGGCTTTTCCGCGTCAGATAGCGATGTATTTATCAAATCTGTTTATTCCATCATTATCATTGAAAGAAATAGCAAATTATTATCGCTTAAAAGACCATACTACTGTGATCCATGCCATCAAGTCAATTAAGACGCAAATGACTGATAATGTGGAAGTTAAACAGCAGGTAGAGCAATTGATGGACGAGATGAGAAATTAG
- a CDS encoding thioesterase, whose translation MKFGRIDEYKIHSYDCDLKGKLSLPVLTRFLQETAWLNSEDMELGYEKMKENNLTWVLYKQYIEMDKWASWGDTISIKTWPSQADKLFCYREFEIYIGEEILGKVSTSWLVIDLLTRRPVRTSKYYQNNYNIDMPILFPEKIKEKMKAACEADSIAETRVNLTDIDVNYHVNNSCYPQWCLNSYSLEFYNDHRLHRIEQQFALEANFGDDLTIVTYQKENLIFEHNVKRDDKELFLLRLEWKQDKN comes from the coding sequence ATGAAATTTGGGCGGATAGATGAGTATAAGATCCATTCTTATGATTGTGATCTGAAGGGCAAACTAAGTCTTCCAGTATTAACCAGATTTTTGCAGGAGACAGCCTGGCTGAATTCTGAGGATATGGAACTGGGCTATGAGAAAATGAAAGAGAATAATCTGACCTGGGTATTATATAAGCAATATATAGAAATGGACAAATGGGCATCCTGGGGAGATACTATATCGATCAAAACGTGGCCCTCACAAGCGGATAAGCTATTTTGTTATCGGGAATTTGAGATATACATAGGAGAGGAAATACTGGGAAAGGTATCCACCTCCTGGCTGGTGATAGATCTATTAACAAGACGACCGGTGCGGACATCAAAATATTATCAAAACAATTATAATATTGATATGCCGATACTTTTTCCTGAGAAGATAAAAGAAAAGATGAAAGCTGCCTGCGAAGCAGATTCAATAGCAGAAACACGGGTAAACCTGACTGATATTGATGTAAATTACCACGTAAATAATTCCTGCTATCCGCAGTGGTGCCTGAATAGCTATTCTCTGGAATTTTATAATGATCACCGGCTTCACAGGATTGAGCAGCAATTTGCCTTGGAAGCAAATTTTGGAGATGATCTGACTATAGTTACATATCAAAAGGAAAACCTGATCTTTGAGCATAATGTAAAAAGAGATGATAAGGAACTTTTTCTTTTGAGACTGGAATGGAAACAGGATAAAAACTGA
- a CDS encoding FlgD immunoglobulin-like domain containing protein, translating to MKYIGLIYITFILTLSLSADWSIDQRVFNEDGSIDYFGHSVSISEDFAIVGSYSNEAYLYQKTDDQWIQEQIITPSDSTMFFGSSVFINGDYMIIADDQGYSNSSGSAYIYHYDGENWLEMDIITALGSPICDQYGNSAGISQDGEYAVVGAPNDDENAESAGAAYLYQRSESEWILLSKIIADDGELGESFGWSTYITYNFLFISASHDDDNGDDSGSIYIYENNGTQWLFHSKLIASHDTSSDKFGYSISVSDNLLIAGTYCYDQGEAFIFNYDGSAWNEEAILTASDGFYYDHFGCSVSISGDYAVIGACDRPDVACSASAYFFNRQNAEWVEQNKIINENWGGFGCAVSLSGTNAIVGSEYDYTTEDYIGAAYLISYNATSSNPESITDPICNMINNFPNPFNPSTTISFSLQNDANIDITIFNLKGQIIKTLAHENFSKGSHSLFWNGKDNSETPVSSGIYFYKLNINGNTSLTKKGLLLK from the coding sequence ATGAAATACATAGGGCTTATATATATTACTTTCATATTAACATTATCTTTATCGGCTGATTGGTCAATTGATCAGAGAGTATTTAACGAAGATGGTTCAATTGATTATTTTGGGCATTCTGTCTCAATTTCCGAAGATTTTGCTATAGTTGGCTCATACTCAAATGAAGCTTATTTATACCAAAAAACTGATGATCAATGGATCCAGGAACAGATCATCACCCCTTCAGACAGTACAATGTTCTTTGGCTCATCTGTTTTCATAAATGGAGATTACATGATCATTGCTGATGATCAGGGTTATAGTAATTCCTCCGGTTCAGCATATATTTATCACTATGACGGAGAAAACTGGCTGGAAATGGATATAATAACTGCCTTAGGTTCACCAATATGTGACCAGTATGGCAATTCCGCAGGTATTTCGCAGGATGGTGAATACGCTGTTGTGGGTGCTCCTAATGATGACGAAAATGCTGAATCTGCCGGCGCTGCCTATCTTTATCAACGCTCAGAATCTGAATGGATACTACTATCTAAAATAATAGCTGATGATGGAGAATTAGGCGAGTCCTTTGGCTGGTCAACTTATATTACCTATAATTTCCTCTTTATTTCTGCTTCGCATGATGATGATAATGGTGATGATTCCGGTTCCATCTATATTTATGAAAATAATGGTACCCAATGGTTATTTCACTCCAAACTGATCGCCTCCCATGATACCTCATCAGATAAGTTTGGCTATTCAATTTCTGTAAGCGATAATTTATTAATTGCTGGAACTTACTGTTATGATCAGGGCGAAGCCTTCATCTTTAATTATGATGGCTCAGCCTGGAATGAAGAAGCTATATTAACTGCCAGTGATGGCTTCTATTATGATCACTTTGGTTGCTCAGTTTCAATTTCTGGTGATTATGCCGTTATTGGTGCCTGTGATCGTCCAGATGTTGCCTGTTCAGCTTCTGCCTACTTCTTCAACAGACAGAATGCAGAATGGGTTGAGCAAAATAAGATCATCAATGAAAACTGGGGTGGTTTCGGCTGTGCAGTTTCACTCTCTGGAACTAATGCCATAGTTGGCTCAGAATATGATTATACTACAGAAGATTACATAGGTGCTGCTTATCTAATTTCTTATAATGCCACTTCATCAAACCCGGAATCTATCACTGATCCGATCTGCAATATGATCAATAATTTCCCCAATCCCTTCAATCCCTCCACCACGATATCTTTCTCACTACAAAATGATGCCAATATAGATATCACCATCTTCAACCTTAAAGGACAAATAATCAAAACCTTAGCCCACGAAAACTTTTCAAAAGGCAGCCACTCCCTCTTCTGGAACGGCAAAGATAACTCAGAAACCCCGGTCAGCTCAGGCATCTATTTCTACAAACTAAATATCAATGGCAATACTTCCCTAACAAAAAAAGGCCTCCTGCTGAAATAG